A genomic window from Erythrobacter sp. BLCC-B19 includes:
- the rpsR gene encoding 30S ribosomal protein S18 → MARPFFRRRKSCPFAAKDAPKIDYKDVRLLQGFMSERGKIVPSRITAVSAKKQRELAQAIKRARQIGLLPFIVK, encoded by the coding sequence ATGGCCCGCCCGTTTTTCCGCCGCCGCAAGTCCTGCCCGTTCGCGGCCAAGGACGCCCCCAAGATCGATTACAAGGACGTGCGCCTGCTGCAGGGCTTCATGTCCGAGCGTGGCAAGATCGTGCCTTCGCGCATCACCGCCGTCTCGGCGAAGAAGCAGCGTGAACTGGCTCAGGCGATCAAGCGCGCGCGCCAGATCGGCCTGCTGCCCTTCATCGTGAAGTAA
- the rpsF gene encoding 30S ribosomal protein S6 — MALYEHVFLARQDLSQAQVDALAAQATEIVEAGNGKVTKTETWGLKSLAYKIERNRKAHFVLLNIDAPGAVVAELERQTRINEDVIRYMTIRVDAHEEGPSVMMRKNERERKRRETREERD, encoded by the coding sequence ATGGCGCTCTACGAGCACGTCTTTCTTGCGCGTCAGGACCTGAGCCAGGCTCAGGTTGACGCGCTGGCGGCGCAAGCCACCGAAATCGTGGAAGCCGGCAACGGCAAGGTCACCAAGACCGAAACCTGGGGCCTCAAGTCGCTTGCCTACAAGATCGAGCGTAACCGCAAGGCGCACTTCGTGCTGCTCAACATCGACGCCCCCGGCGCGGTCGTTGCAGAGCTCGAGCGCCAGACCCGCATCAACGAAGACGTCATCCGCTACATGACCATCCGCGTGGACGCCCACGAGGAAGGCCCGAGCGTCATGATGCGCAAGAACGAACGCGAGCGTAAGCGCCGCGAAACCCGTGAGGAGCGCGACTGA
- a CDS encoding DUF808 domain-containing protein — MPSGLVALLDDISVIAKAASASIDDVAVAAGRAGTKTAGVVIDDAAVTPSYVTGLSPARELPIIWKITKGSLKNKLLFLLPAALLLSEFLPQAITYLLIVGGAFLCYEGAEKVMEKLGFAKHGETLEDEITDPVAFENERVGGAIRTDFILSAEIMAIALAEVADETLVMRGAVLALVAVAVTVAVYGAVGLIVKLDDIGLHLTKQASKGAQGFGRFLLRFVPKLLTALSIIGTAAMLWVGGHIVVDSLHKLGVDWFYAPIHGAEHAVHEMAGGVAGWLMATTLSAIFGLILGSIIAFVLHKVLGVGADKAH; from the coding sequence GTGCCGTCAGGACTGGTCGCACTGCTCGACGATATTTCGGTGATTGCCAAGGCGGCTTCGGCCTCGATCGACGATGTGGCGGTGGCCGCGGGCCGCGCGGGCACCAAGACCGCGGGGGTGGTGATCGACGATGCGGCGGTGACGCCGAGCTACGTCACCGGGCTTTCCCCTGCGCGCGAATTGCCGATCATCTGGAAGATCACCAAGGGCAGTCTGAAAAACAAGCTGCTGTTCCTGCTCCCAGCGGCGTTGCTGTTGTCGGAATTCCTGCCTCAGGCGATCACCTATCTCCTGATCGTTGGCGGCGCCTTCCTGTGCTATGAGGGCGCGGAGAAGGTGATGGAAAAGCTCGGTTTCGCTAAGCACGGCGAAACGCTTGAGGATGAGATCACCGACCCCGTCGCCTTCGAGAATGAACGCGTGGGCGGAGCGATCCGCACCGACTTCATCCTGTCGGCCGAGATCATGGCGATCGCGCTTGCCGAAGTCGCCGACGAGACCCTCGTGATGCGCGGCGCGGTGCTGGCGCTGGTGGCGGTCGCGGTGACGGTGGCGGTCTATGGCGCGGTCGGGCTGATCGTGAAGCTCGACGATATCGGCCTGCACCTCACCAAGCAGGCCAGCAAGGGCGCGCAAGGCTTCGGGCGGTTCCTGCTGCGCTTCGTGCCCAAGCTGCTGACCGCGCTCTCGATCATCGGCACGGCGGCGATGCTGTGGGTCGGCGGGCATATCGTGGTCGATTCCCTGCACAAGCTGGGCGTCGATTGGTTCTACGCCCCGATTCACGGGGCCGAGCACGCGGTACACGAGATGGCAGGCGGGGTTGCCGGGTGGCTGATGGCGACCACGCTGTCGGCGATCTTTGGCCTGATCCTCGGCAGCATCATCGCCTTTGTCCTGCATAAAGTGCTGGGTGTGGGCGCGGACAAGGCGCACTAA
- a CDS encoding glutathione S-transferase family protein yields the protein MSKPILYTCARSRGLRATWAAEEAGVDIDLRILPFPPRYLAPEYMAINPLGTVPMLVDGETQLTESCAIAQYLATRGGYTDLAIAPGERDYGEYCDFTYHADATITFPQTVYMRFCLFEKDKGLQEAGLAYAKWFHKRLIKVEQRLATRQYLCADRFTVADICVGYALILAQSVGLDDGVPESLKEYRARLIERPAYRRAYEREEAGRLALKA from the coding sequence ATGAGCAAACCAATTCTCTACACCTGCGCCCGTTCGCGCGGGCTGCGCGCAACCTGGGCGGCGGAGGAAGCGGGGGTCGACATTGACCTCAGGATCCTCCCGTTCCCCCCGCGCTACCTTGCGCCTGAATACATGGCGATCAATCCGCTGGGCACCGTGCCGATGCTGGTGGACGGCGAGACGCAGCTCACCGAAAGCTGCGCCATCGCCCAATACCTCGCCACGCGCGGCGGCTATACCGATCTTGCGATTGCACCGGGGGAGCGGGACTACGGCGAATATTGCGACTTCACCTACCACGCCGATGCGACGATCACCTTCCCGCAAACGGTCTATATGCGCTTCTGCCTATTCGAGAAGGACAAGGGCTTGCAGGAGGCCGGTCTCGCCTATGCCAAGTGGTTCCACAAGCGGCTGATCAAGGTCGAGCAGCGCCTCGCCACCCGCCAATATCTGTGCGCCGACCGCTTCACTGTCGCCGACATCTGCGTTGGCTATGCGCTGATCCTCGCGCAAAGCGTCGGGCTGGATGACGGTGTGCCGGAGAGCCTCAAGGAATATCGCGCCCGTCTGATCGAGCGGCCTGCCTATCGCCGCGCGTATGAGCGAGAAGAGGCTGGGCGGCTCGCGCTGAAGGCCTAG
- a CDS encoding class I SAM-dependent methyltransferase → MAGYELTRERRLTRIKRKVRQFFGPWGVFIQGFVEHPVMVGSIIPSSRYTIRKMLAPVDWDRCKLFVEYGPGVGTFCRPVLDRLARDGTLIVIDTNPLFIDYLKRTIGDSRFIAVHGSAEDVEDIIRAHGHDHADYVLSGLPFSTLPDGVGPRIAAATARAVRPGGAFLTYQFSKVARDLTAQYFDRVDDGFEWLNVLPCVLAWGWKAEN, encoded by the coding sequence ATGGCAGGTTACGAGCTTACCCGGGAACGCCGTCTGACGCGCATCAAGCGCAAGGTGCGTCAGTTTTTCGGCCCCTGGGGGGTGTTCATTCAGGGGTTCGTCGAACACCCGGTGATGGTCGGCTCGATCATTCCTTCCTCGCGCTACACCATCCGCAAGATGCTTGCTCCGGTCGATTGGGATCGTTGCAAGCTGTTCGTCGAATATGGGCCGGGCGTGGGCACCTTCTGCCGCCCCGTGCTCGACCGGCTGGCGCGTGATGGCACGCTGATCGTGATCGACACCAACCCGCTGTTCATCGACTATCTCAAGCGCACCATCGGAGACAGCCGCTTCATTGCCGTGCATGGCTCGGCCGAAGATGTGGAAGACATCATCCGCGCCCATGGCCACGACCATGCCGATTACGTGCTCTCCGGCCTGCCCTTCTCGACCTTGCCCGACGGGGTCGGCCCGCGCATCGCGGCAGCCACCGCGCGCGCGGTTCGGCCCGGCGGGGCATTCCTGACCTACCAGTTCAGCAAGGTCGCGCGCGATCTGACGGCGCAATATTTCGACCGGGTTGATGACGGGTTCGAATGGCTCAACGTCCTGCCCTGCGTGCTCGCATGGGGCTGGAAGGCCGAAAACTAG
- a CDS encoding class I adenylate-forming enzyme family protein, with translation MHPRDFSLDTLLANCAQRHAHRLATVDGSQRLTWAELDVRVTNLARWLLARGIAPGDRIALLLTDGAPFLTILLACGRIGAIAVLLNWRLAPAELAWICGNAEPAMTFVNPRFATLLDGAEAGEVHSVDEAHAADGFFETTALTAHGQVPHAYDLGLGLAPDRPLYMMYTSGTTGRPKGCLQAGSAVAASALGFAQHRRFTADEVLLSVNPLFHVVGMQQVAAMLACGGTSVFAGRDDDNAAILDLLHREGCTTTSAFPTICFPWQAMNPVRGGRMPLTNYTGGAGMGRPTMYEFIEREWDARVVGGYGQTEICGFATFIDYPDMIEAPRSIGWTLPHVTMTVLDPEGHHLPPGEEGELCLRGPSVMLGYWRNPEASEAALGAGWLRTGDLGSMDDRGRGYLLGRAKELIKTGGENVYPAEVDAVFAAMPEVADAGCCGVPDRQWGEAVKAFVVLKPGAQLTREAITARFKGQIAGYKRPRYIEFVDSLPRDPIGKLLRRELSARPVTPDQAA, from the coding sequence ATGCACCCGCGCGACTTCTCCCTCGACACCCTACTCGCCAACTGCGCCCAGCGCCATGCGCACCGCCTTGCCACGGTCGACGGCAGCCAGCGCCTGACCTGGGCCGAACTCGATGTGCGCGTCACCAACCTCGCGCGCTGGCTGCTGGCGCGAGGGATCGCGCCGGGCGACCGGATCGCCCTGCTGCTGACGGACGGCGCGCCGTTCCTCACGATCCTGCTCGCTTGCGGGAGGATCGGAGCGATTGCCGTGCTGCTCAACTGGCGGCTCGCGCCTGCCGAACTGGCGTGGATCTGCGGCAATGCCGAGCCCGCGATGACCTTCGTCAACCCCCGCTTCGCCACGCTGCTGGATGGGGCGGAGGCGGGCGAGGTTCACTCGGTGGACGAAGCCCATGCCGCCGACGGCTTCTTCGAGACCACCGCCCTCACCGCCCACGGACAAGTGCCGCACGCCTATGACCTCGGCCTCGGGCTTGCCCCCGATCGCCCGCTCTACATGATGTACACCAGCGGCACGACCGGGCGACCCAAGGGGTGCCTGCAGGCGGGGAGCGCGGTCGCCGCCAGCGCGCTGGGCTTTGCGCAGCATCGACGCTTTACCGCGGACGAAGTGCTGCTCTCGGTCAACCCGCTGTTCCATGTGGTGGGGATGCAGCAGGTCGCCGCGATGCTGGCCTGCGGAGGCACGAGCGTCTTTGCCGGCCGCGATGACGACAATGCCGCGATTCTCGATCTGCTCCACCGCGAAGGCTGCACCACCACCAGCGCCTTTCCCACGATCTGCTTTCCGTGGCAGGCCATGAATCCGGTGCGCGGCGGGCGGATGCCGCTCACCAATTACACCGGCGGCGCGGGCATGGGCCGACCGACAATGTACGAATTCATCGAGCGCGAGTGGGACGCGCGCGTCGTCGGCGGCTACGGCCAGACCGAGATTTGCGGCTTTGCGACCTTCATCGACTATCCCGACATGATCGAAGCCCCGCGCTCGATCGGCTGGACTCTCCCGCACGTGACGATGACCGTGCTTGATCCCGAGGGCCACCACCTGCCTCCCGGCGAAGAGGGCGAGTTGTGCCTGAGGGGCCCATCGGTGATGCTCGGCTACTGGCGCAACCCAGAAGCCTCAGAGGCGGCGCTTGGAGCTGGCTGGCTGCGCACCGGCGACCTTGGCTCGATGGATGATCGCGGGCGCGGCTACCTGTTGGGGCGCGCCAAGGAGCTGATCAAGACCGGTGGCGAGAATGTCTATCCGGCCGAGGTCGACGCGGTCTTTGCCGCCATGCCCGAAGTCGCCGATGCAGGTTGCTGCGGGGTGCCCGACAGGCAATGGGGCGAAGCGGTGAAGGCCTTCGTGGTGCTGAAACCCGGCGCACAGCTGACCCGCGAGGCAATCACGGCCCGCTTCAAGGGCCAGATCGCCGGATACAAGCGCCCGCGCTATATCGAATTCGTCGACAGCCTGCCGCGCGATCCGATCGGCAAGCTGCTGCGGCGCGAGCTTTCGGCCCGGCCCGTGACGCCCGATCAGGCCGCCTGA